The DNA segment GGGTCCAATTTCTCGACGACCGCGGCCGCGTAGGACCGGCGGCCGATGCTGGTGATCTGCACGCCTTGCGGCGCTCCCGGCGGGACGTTCACGTTGAGCAGCGTCCCCGGGGGAAGGCCGTGGCGACCGATCTCGCGCGCGAGGGCAACGGCGAACTTCGCGGCGTGCGCGTAGTCGCGGGTCTTGATCAGGCTGATGGCGAAGCTGGGTACTCCGCCGACGCATCCCTCCATCGCCGCCGCGACCGTGCCCGAGTAGTGCACGTCGTTCGCGAGGTTCGGCCCCCGATTGATCCCGGAGGCCACCAGTTCCGGCGCCCGGCCCTTGGCCACGTGGTTGAGCCCGATGTAGACGGCGTCGGTCGGAGTGCCGTCGACGGACCAGCGCTCGATCTCCCCGTCCGGACCCCAGGGCGGGAGCTTCTCGATGCGCAGCGGACGGTGCAGCGAGATGCTGCGGCTGGTGGCGCTCTGCTCGCGGTCCGGCGCGCAGACCACTACTTCGCCGAGCTCGAGCAGCGCCTCCGCGAGCACCCGCAGCCCTTGCGCCTCTGCGCCGTCGTCGTTGGAGACGAGGATCCGCATGGCGCGCAATGTGGCTCAGCGCGCATCCGCCCGCAACGGCCGCTTGCCGGACCTGCGCGGCGGCCGCACACTGCGACCATGTCCGAAGCGCACACGCTGGCGTCGCCGCTGCCGACAGCGCCGGAGCGCCTCGCCGCCGAAGATGGAACGCCCCGGTTCGGCCTTTACGCCGGTTCGGTGGCGGATGCCCGCTTCGGAACGCTGAAGCACGTCCCGGGCCTGCTCGAGCGCCGCCTGATCGAGAAGAGATGGCAGTACGTCTTTCTCTCCACGCCGGAGATGATGCTGGCGCTGGCGGTCATCGACTGCGGATACCTGTCGACCGGCATCTGCGCCGTCTTCGACCGCGGTTCGGGGCGAATGCTCGTCGACGACAATCCGGTGCTGCCGCCGATCTGCGCGCAGGTGGCTGAAGAACCTTCGAGCGGGATGTCGGCGCGGTTGCTCGGCCCTCGCATTCGCGCGCGGATGCAGCGGGCGGGAAGCCGCATGTCCATCCAGGCGACCTGGGCGCATGCGGACGTGGACCTGCTCCTCGAGACGGACCGGGCGCCTCCGCCGATTACGGCCATCGCTCCCGCCGGCGCTGCCGGACGCTTCGATCTCACGCAGAAGACCGTGCTGGTTCCGGCGGAAGGCGAGGTGCGCGCGGGAAACGTCCATTTCCCTGTGCACGGCGCATTCGCCGGCCTCGACTACACGCATGGCCTGCTCGCGCGCGAGACCGCCTGGCGATGGGCGTTTGGGTGCGGACGCGCAGGTCCCCGCCTCGTCGCCTTCAACTTCAGCGACGGCTTTCTCCAGGGCGACGGCGAGAACGCAGTGTGGATCGACGGCGAGCCGCGTGGGGTCGGGCCAATCACATTCTCGTTCGAATCGCAGGCGCCGCTCGCGCCCTGGCGCGTTCAAGGTGGGGAGGGGCGCGTCGACCTCACCTTCCACCCCGAGGGGTTCCGCGCGCAGACGATCGATCTGAAGCTGATCGCCAGCCGCTATCTGCAGCCGTTCGGGACCTTCTCGGGCCAGATTGACGGGGTCGCCATCGAAGGCCTCCCCGGCGTCACCGAAGATCATGCTGCCCGGTGGTGACGGCCTTTCTCATCGCCTGTGCTGGGCGCGGTACTCGTCGCGGAGCTTTTTCACTTCGTCGTAGATCCCCGCCGGTACGACCTTGCCCCGCACGACCTCGTTCGCTTCCTCCGCCGCCTTCTGCCACTCCTCGAGGCTCGTGGGCTGCACGACGTTGAGGCCCCGCTTCTTCATCTGCGCGATCGCGTCCTCGTTCTGCTTGCGGATGTCGTCGCGCGTCTTCTTTCCGTAGTCCTCGGCGATCTCCAGCACCTTCTGGCGCAGGTCTTCGGGGATCTTCTCCCAGGTGTCTTTCCGCACCACCGTGGCGCCGGTGAGGAATCCCCAATGCATGTTCAACATATTGCGGGCGCGGGAGTACAGGTTGGTCGTGTACGCGTAGAGCGGCGACTGGGCGACGACGTTGATCATCCCGGAAGTCAGCGAAGGGACGAGGTCGGTGGAGGAGAGGACGACCGGATGGAACCCTGCCGCCTTCCAGGCCGCCTCCGCGCCGGGATCGCCGTTCCAGGTGAAGACCTTCCCTTTCCCGAAGTCCACCGGCGTCCGGTACGGCTGGGTGGAGAAGAGATAGACGAACCCGACCTCGCCCCAATGCAGCACCTGGTAGTTGCGCCGGGCGATCGCGTCCTCCAGCTTGCCGCGGATCTTCTCATGGACGTAGTCGTACTCCTCGTAGGAGTCGATCATGAACGGCACGTCCTCCGCCTGCGGCTCGGGCGTGATCTCGTGCAGCCCGATGGCGGTGATCGACGCGGCGTGGAGCTGCCCGATCGACATCTTCCGGATCATCTCGCCTTCGTTGCCCTGCGTGCCGCCGGCGTAGATCTTCAGCTCTACCTTGCCGTTCGTCGTCTTGGAGACGTCCTGCGCCATCGACATCAGCAGCTGGTGCCAGGTCGATCCCTGCGGCGCCAGGGTTCCGAGCTTGATGCGCACGGGCGCCTGCGCGGAGGCGGCGGTGGCGGCGAGGGTGAGCGCGAGCGCGAGTCGATTCATGCGAAGAGTCCTCAGTCGGGAAAGACGTCGTCCTCGTGCGCGAGCAGGTACCGGGCGCGGCGCTGGGCGAGCACGTTGACGAGACGGTTGTTGCGCGCCTTCGGCTGATCGACGTCGAACGAAGCGGCCTCCTTGAGCAGGCCCTCGTACTCGCGCTTGTTCTGCGCCGGGCCGGACACCGCCTCTGCATAGGTGACGAGCGGCGAGATTTTCTCTCCCCGGGACAGCTCCCGCACGCGGTCGAAATGCTGCCTCTGCCTTTGCGGAGTGGTCCCTTCCGGCCGCGCCGGATCGAAGGTGATGGCGAACTCGTGCAAGGCCCCGTGATCGTAAGCCTCGTCGAGCTGCAGCGCACGATCGAGCAGCGAAGCAATCAACGGAACGTCGCCGACCAGCTCGAGGTCCCGCTTGTTCGCGGCGATGGCCGCTGCCCAGGACGCGAGCGTCCAATAGAGCAGCGGGACGTCATCCTTCTGCAGCCTGGAGAGGCCCGCAGGCGTGCGCAACTCCTGAAGACCGACGCCGCGGGCGAGCTTCAGCCCCTCGGCTCCGTAGTCCCGCGCCCGCAGGTACATGCGGCGCGCGCGGAGCATGGCGGCTTGCGCCTGGTCGCGTGGCGCGCCGAGCTCCGCCGGCTGCTGCAGGAAAGCGTACGCGTACTGGGTGAAGCCCCGCGCCAGGCCGAGCCGCAAGGCGACGTGATCGTCGAGCTCGTCGGAGAGGGTCTCCATCGTCTTGAGCGCGAAGGGCACCGCGTCCCGCACCAGCTCCGGATCGTCCTCGCGCGCGAACGCGCTGCCCTCTCCGGTATCCGCGATCGCGTCGGCGACGTGGTTCAGCGCGAAGCGCTTCGGAGAGCAGGCAAGCAGGAGGAGGAGCGGAGCGAACTTGATCGCGCGCAAGATGGGCGAGAGTGATATTGACGCTGCCCTGGAAGTCAACCTTTGCAGCGAGAGGGAGTCGGATTGGACGCGCCGCCCGCAGCCGCCCACGTTGCCGGAGCGCCCGAAGCACCCGGGGAAAGACCAGCAGGCACCTCGTTCGAGCGCTGGGCGCTCGTCGCCATCGTGCTCACGATGGTGCTTCTTCCCACTCTCGAGGCGGCAGTCCGCCGGCTCACCGGCTCCGGCGTTCCCGGTGCGGCCGTCTACACCCAGCACCTCACGCTCTGGGTCGGCTTCCTCGGCGCGATGCTCGCCACTTCCAGCGGACACCATCTCGCGCTTTCCACCGTCGACTTCCTCCGCGAGGGTTGGCCGCGCGAGCTGGCGCGGTCGTTTGGCAGCGCCGTCACGACACTGATCTGCGCCGTCCTCGCTTACGCGTCATTCGACATGGTGCTGCTCGACAAGGGCCGGGTCGACACGCTGGCCGGCGGCGTTCCCGAATGGTGGTTCGAAGTGGTGATGCCGATCGGCTTCGCGGTGATGTCGGTGCGCGGAGCGATGAAGGCACCGACCCGGCGGTCGAGGATCTTCTGCTTCGTCATCATCGCAGCGGTGCTGCCGTTCGTCGTCTCGCGCGCCCTCGCGGTCAAGGGCGCCGGCTTTCTCACCATGCCCGATGGGCCGACGCTGCTGCACGGTCACACCGCGCGCTTCGGCGCGCCCGCGGGCCTTCTCCTGTTCGCCTCGTTCCTGCTCGGGGCTCCCGTGTTCGTGGTGATGGCGGGCTTCGCGCTGCTGCTCTTCTACCTGGCGGCGACGCCGGTCGCTTCCGTCCCGGCGGAGACCTTCCGGCTCGTGGTCTCTCCGACGCTCCCCGCCATCCCGCTGCTCACCGTGGCCGGGTACGTGCTCGCCGAAGGGGGCGCGTCCAGGCGGCTGGTGCGCGCGGCACAGGGCTGGTTCGGCTGGATGCCCGGGGGCCTCGCGGTGATGGCGGCGTTCGTCTGCGCCCTCTTCACCACTTTCACCGGCGCGAGCGGCGTCACCATCCTCGCGCTCGGCGGGATCATCCTGCCCGCCCTGATCAGCGAGAAATATCCCGAAGGCTTTTCGCTCGGCCTCGTCACTGCCGCGGGGAGCCTCGGGCTCCTCTTCCCCCCGTCCCTGCCGGTGATTCTCTACGGCGTCGTCGCCGGAGTAGCCATCGATCATCTGTACATCGGCGGCCTGGTTCCCGGCCTGCTGATGGTCGTCCTGGTGGCCGCGTACGGGGTGTGGATGGGAATCCGGAACAAGACGCCGCGACAGCGCTTCGAGGCGCGGGAGGCGTTGCGCGCGCTCTGGGTCGCGAAGTGGGACCTGGGCCTGCCGCTCTTGATCATCGTCGCGGTGGCGAGCGGTTTCGCCACCATCGTCGAGTCGGCAGCGCTGGGAGCGGCCTACGCCATCGTCGCCGAGATCGTCCTTCACCGGGATGTGCACCCGACGCGCGACCTCCCGCGCGTGCTCGTCCACGCTTCCACGCTGGTAGGCAGCGTCGTCATCCTGCTCGGCGTCGCCCTGGGCATGACCAGTTATCTGGTCGACGCGGAAATTCCTACCCGCTTGCTCACCTGGGTGCAGGCGCACATCCATTCGCAGTGGGAGTTCCTGCTCGCGCTCAACGTGCTCTTGCTGGTGCTCGGGAGCGTGCTCGAGATCTACTCGGCCATCGTCGTGCTCGCGCCACTGGTCGCGCCGCTCGGGGCCGCGTTCGGCGTCGAGCCCGTGCACCTGGGAGTGGTCTTCCTCGCCAACCTGGAGCTGGGATTCCTCTTTCCGCCGATGGGGCTCAACCTCTTCCTCAGCGCGTCGCGTTTCCAGAAGCCGCTGCCGCTGCTCTACCGGAAGGCGCTGCCCTTCCTGGTGATCATGGCCGTCGGAGTGCTGCTGATCACGTACGTGCCGGCGATCACCACCGGCGTGGTGTCTTTGCTGAAGCCCGCGCGTTAACCCCGCTTCTCCAGCGAGACGTAGTGGGTCTCCCGCGGACCCGTATAGATCTGCCGCGGACGGCCGATCTTCGTGGAAGGATCCTCGATCATCTCCTTCCAGTGCGCGATCCACCCCGGCAGCCGGCCCAGCGCGAACATCACGGTGAACATCTGGGTGGGGATCCCCAGCGCCTTGTAGATGATGCCCGAGTAGAAGTCGACGTTCGGGTACAGCTTGCGCTCGACGAAGTACGGGTCGCGCAGCGCGGTCTCCTCCAGCTGCTTCGCGAGGTCGAGCATCGGGTCCTTGACGCCCAGCTTCTCGAGGACGTCGTCGCACGCCTTCTTGATGATCTTCGCCCGGGGGTCGAAGTTCTTGTAGACGCGGTGGCCGAATCCCATCAGCCGGATGCCGCTCTTCTTGTCCTTGACCTGGCCGATGAACTCCTGCGCGCTCAGCCCCTTCTTCCGGATGTCCTCCAGCATGTCCATCACTTCCTGGTTCGCGCCGCCGTGCAGAGGACCCCACAGCGCGCAGATGCCCGCGGAGATGCTGGCGAAGAGGTTCGTCTGGGCGGAGCCGACCATGCGGACGGTGCTGGTCGAGCAGTTCTGCTCGTGATCGGCGTGGAGGATCAGCAATAGATTGAGCGCCCGCACCGCGACCGGGTCGGGGCGGTATTCCTCCGCCGGGACCGCGAACATCATCCGGAGGAAGTTCGCGCAATAGTCGAGGTCGTTGCGCGGGTACATGAACGGATGCCCGATGTTCTTCTTGTACGAGAAAGCCGCGATGGTGGGCAGCTTGGCGATCAGGCGCGCGATGGTGATATCGCGGTATTCGTCGGCCTTTGCGTTCAGCGCGTAGGGATAGAACGAGCTGAGCGACGACACCATCGCGGAGAGGATCGCCATCGGGTGCGCGGTCATCGGGTATCCGTCGAAGAACCGGCGCATGTCCTCATGGATCATCGAGTGGCGGGTGAGCAGCCGCTCCCAGCGGGTCATCTCGTCCCGCGTAGGCAGGTGGCCGTAGATCAACAGATACGCCGTCTCGGTGAAGGTGCTCCTCTCCCCCAGCTCCTCGATGGGAACGCCGCGGTAGCGCAGGATGCCCCGCTCGCCGTCGAGGAAGGTGATGGCGCTCTCCGTCGAAGCGGTGTTCATGAACGCCGGATCGAGCGTCACCAGTCCCGTCTTCCCGCGCAGGTCGGAGATGTCGACTGCCCGCTCGCCCTCGGTTCCCTCTATGACCTGAAGGTCCAGCAGCTCTTCCTTGCCTGCATTCATGCTGACGGTCTTCTCGGGCACGGTCGCTCCTTCGCTCTGGATGCCTGCGGGCAACGTGGTCTCGCGCGGCGCTGGCAAAGAGTCAAGAGGCGAGCCGCGCGAGCAGTTCGCCCAATTGAAACGGCGCATCGCAGCTCGCGCGCAAAGGCGCCCGGCTTGTTCGTCAGCACGCCGCGGGCATGGGGAGGCCTCCGGAGCAATTCCGCGATGCCGTCGTAGACCTCCCCGATGAAGCCGTGGATGACACGGGCGGGTTCCGCGCGGGAAGGCCCAAGCGCGCCAGCATCGCGTTCACACTGTCGGCGAGGTCGTCGCGCGAATCGACCAACGTCCCGTCCAGGTCGTAGATGACGCCCTCGAGCATCGCGAACCTTTAACCCGCTTCCACGCCTGGGTGTCGTGCTGCCGGACGCTGCCTGGAGGCAACCCTGATGAAGGTCACCCCGGTCTTTTCTTCCCTTCTTGCTGCCGCGGCGCTCGCCGCCTGCGGCAAGACGGGCACCACCGACGATTTCCGCGCCGCGGCGCCGACCTCGGACAAGATCGCCATTTCCGAATACGACGGCGACCCGGTCGGCGGCACCGCCGCCGACGATCCGTCTTCGAGCGCACAGCAAGCGGCGAGGCCGGAGTGCCATCCGCACCTGTTCGTTCGCACACACGAGATCATCGGCAGGCTCAACCGGCATTTCGACAAGCACCTGCACCATGTCGAGGAGCTGATCGAGAACAATCCGCTCAGCGACGGGGAAACCAGGACCTGGGAGAACATCCGGGCCGGCCTGGACCGGAAGTTCACCATGACCCGCACCGCGAACCTCGACGGCTCCGTCACCTATGACTTCGAGCTCGACGTCGCGAGCGTGCCCGCCAGCGGGTCGCTCTCGTTCGTCAAGGTGATGTGGGGGTCGATCACGCATTCCGGCCCCTCCGTCGAGGCAAGCGATGCAGGAACGACCGAGGCCGTCGAGAACAAGGGCGTCGTGACGTTCGACTTCACCGCCCTCGCCTCGGTCAAGACGTCCGAGCGCGCCCGCGGGCAGATCACCGACACGTTCGACAACGTGCGCGACCCGGCGAAGGGCGTGAAGAGGGTCGCCAGCGTCGTCCTGACCAACTTCGTGCCGGAGGAAGGAGATCCCCACGGACCGCGGAGCGGCAGCTACTCGTGGGAGCGCGAGCCCGGCGTGGGCGGCAAGTTCCGCTTCCAGGACACCGTGACGCTATTCTGCCTGCCGAACCCGACGGGCGTGCAGTCCGACGTCACCACCATCTCGCGCTGGTACAAGGCGGACGACGGCCAGGTGCACGGACGCAGCGACTCGATGGCGAGGGGCGGCCAGCTCCCGACCGGCGATACCTGGATGGGCGTGACCTGCGCCAAGGGCCAGACGACAGCCATGCCTGCAGAGGGCTTCTGGATGATGAAGCTCGAGGACAGTACCGGCGCGACGCTGAGCTCGCAGATGTCGCAGGTGGGTACCGATCCTTGCGATCCGTTGCTCGGTGCCGTGCCCAGCGCCACCGGCAACAACACCGACTACGACTTCCCCACGGATTTCAGCGCGATCACCTTCCCGGGTGAATGGTAGTTGTCGCTGCAGCCCCCGACGACACACGGGAGGCGTCCGGCTCCGGCCGGGCGCCTTTTGTGTTTCCATGGGACGGATGCGGATGTGCCACGTGCCGGCGGGTGAGTTCTGGATGGGGACCGATCCGCCCGAAGGCCAGCAGAACGAACATCCGCGGCGGCGCGTGACCACGGCGGCATACGCCATCGGAGAGGCGCCGGTCACCAACGCCGAGTTCGCCGCGTTCGTCGACGGCGGCGCCTACCGGGATCCCTCGCTCTGGAACGAGGCCGGCTGGCGCTGG comes from the Deltaproteobacteria bacterium genome and includes:
- a CDS encoding citrate synthase, whose protein sequence is MNAGKEELLDLQVIEGTEGERAVDISDLRGKTGLVTLDPAFMNTASTESAITFLDGERGILRYRGVPIEELGERSTFTETAYLLIYGHLPTRDEMTRWERLLTRHSMIHEDMRRFFDGYPMTAHPMAILSAMVSSLSSFYPYALNAKADEYRDITIARLIAKLPTIAAFSYKKNIGHPFMYPRNDLDYCANFLRMMFAVPAEEYRPDPVAVRALNLLLILHADHEQNCSTSTVRMVGSAQTNLFASISAGICALWGPLHGGANQEVMDMLEDIRKKGLSAQEFIGQVKDKKSGIRLMGFGHRVYKNFDPRAKIIKKACDDVLEKLGVKDPMLDLAKQLEETALRDPYFVERKLYPNVDFYSGIIYKALGIPTQMFTVMFALGRLPGWIAHWKEMIEDPSTKIGRPRQIYTGPRETHYVSLEKRG
- the surE gene encoding 5'/3'-nucleotidase SurE, with amino-acid sequence MRILVSNDDGAEAQGLRVLAEALLELGEVVVCAPDREQSATSRSISLHRPLRIEKLPPWGPDGEIERWSVDGTPTDAVYIGLNHVAKGRAPELVASGINRGPNLANDVHYSGTVAAAMEGCVGGVPSFAISLIKTRDYAHAAKFAVALAREIGRHGLPPGTLLNVNVPPGAPQGVQITSIGRRSYAAAVVEKLDPRGRAYYWIGGDEQAHENVPGSDCNAVFDRRLISVTPLHLDLTRKELVEELKDWELPGLVRD
- a CDS encoding C4-dicarboxylate ABC transporter substrate-binding protein, with translation MNRLALALTLAATAASAQAPVRIKLGTLAPQGSTWHQLLMSMAQDVSKTTNGKVELKIYAGGTQGNEGEMIRKMSIGQLHAASITAIGLHEITPEPQAEDVPFMIDSYEEYDYVHEKIRGKLEDAIARRNYQVLHWGEVGFVYLFSTQPYRTPVDFGKGKVFTWNGDPGAEAAWKAAGFHPVVLSSTDLVPSLTSGMINVVAQSPLYAYTTNLYSRARNMLNMHWGFLTGATVVRKDTWEKIPEDLRQKVLEIAEDYGKKTRDDIRKQNEDAIAQMKKRGLNVVQPTSLEEWQKAAEEANEVVRGKVVPAGIYDEVKKLRDEYRAQHRR
- a CDS encoding TRAP transporter large permease subunit, producing the protein MVLLPTLEAAVRRLTGSGVPGAAVYTQHLTLWVGFLGAMLATSSGHHLALSTVDFLREGWPRELARSFGSAVTTLICAVLAYASFDMVLLDKGRVDTLAGGVPEWWFEVVMPIGFAVMSVRGAMKAPTRRSRIFCFVIIAAVLPFVVSRALAVKGAGFLTMPDGPTLLHGHTARFGAPAGLLLFASFLLGAPVFVVMAGFALLLFYLAATPVASVPAETFRLVVSPTLPAIPLLTVAGYVLAEGGASRRLVRAAQGWFGWMPGGLAVMAAFVCALFTTFTGASGVTILALGGIILPALISEKYPEGFSLGLVTAAGSLGLLFPPSLPVILYGVVAGVAIDHLYIGGLVPGLLMVVLVAAYGVWMGIRNKTPRQRFEAREALRALWVAKWDLGLPLLIIVAVASGFATIVESAALGAAYAIVAEIVLHRDVHPTRDLPRVLVHASTLVGSVVILLGVALGMTSYLVDAEIPTRLLTWVQAHIHSQWEFLLALNVLLLVLGSVLEIYSAIVVLAPLVAPLGAAFGVEPVHLGVVFLANLELGFLFPPMGLNLFLSASRFQKPLPLLYRKALPFLVIMAVGVLLITYVPAITTGVVSLLKPAR
- a CDS encoding DUF2804 domain-containing protein; amino-acid sequence: MSEAHTLASPLPTAPERLAAEDGTPRFGLYAGSVADARFGTLKHVPGLLERRLIEKRWQYVFLSTPEMMLALAVIDCGYLSTGICAVFDRGSGRMLVDDNPVLPPICAQVAEEPSSGMSARLLGPRIRARMQRAGSRMSIQATWAHADVDLLLETDRAPPPITAIAPAGAAGRFDLTQKTVLVPAEGEVRAGNVHFPVHGAFAGLDYTHGLLARETAWRWAFGCGRAGPRLVAFNFSDGFLQGDGENAVWIDGEPRGVGPITFSFESQAPLAPWRVQGGEGRVDLTFHPEGFRAQTIDLKLIASRYLQPFGTFSGQIDGVAIEGLPGVTEDHAARW